The Orcinus orca chromosome 16, mOrcOrc1.1, whole genome shotgun sequence genome includes a window with the following:
- the LUC7L gene encoding putative RNA-binding protein Luc7-like 1 isoform X1 gives MSAQAQMRALLDQLMGTARDGDETRQRVKFTDDRVCKSHLLDCCPHDILAGTRMDLGECTKIHDLALRADYEIASKERDLFFELDAMDHLESFIAECDRRTELAKKRLAETQEEISAEVSAKAEKVHELNEEIGKLLAKAEQLGAEGNVDESQKILMEVEKVRAKKKEAEEEYRNSMPASSFQQQKLRVCEVCSAYLGLHDNDRRLADHFGGKLHLGFIQIREKLDQLRKTVAEKQEKRNQDRLRRREEREREERLSRRSGSRTRDRRRSRSRDRRRRRSRSTSRERRKSSRSRSRDRHRRHRSRSRSHSRGHRRASRDRSSKYKFSRERASREESWERGRSERGATDWRLESTNGKTASRRSEEKEAGEI, from the exons GAGACGAAACCAGACAGAGGGTCAAGTTTACAGATGACCGTGTCTGCAAGAGTCATCTTCTGGACTGCTGCCCCCACGACATTCTGGCTGGGACG CGCATGGATTTAGGAGAGTGTACCAAAATCCACGATTTGGCCCTCCGAGCAGATTATGAGATTGCAAGTAAAGAAAGGGACCTCTTTTTTGAATTGGAT GCGATGGATCACTTGGAGTCCTTTATTGCTGAGTGTGATCGGAGAACTGAGCTTGCCAAGAAGCGGCTGGCAGAGACGCAAGAGGAGATCAGTGCAGAAGTTTCCGCAAAG GCAGAAAAAGTACATGAGTTGAACGAAGAAATAGGGAAGCTTCTTGCTAAAGCTGAACAGCTAGGAGCTGAAGGAAATGTGGATGAATCCCAGAAGATTCTTATGGAAGTGGAGAAAGTCcgtgcaaagaaaaaagaagctgag GAAGAATACAGGAATTCCATGCCTGCATCCAGTTTTCAGCAGCAGAAGCTGCGTGTTTGTGAAGTCTGTTCAGCCTACCTTGGTCTCCATGACAATGACCGTCGTCTTGCAGACCACTTCGGGGGCAAGTTACACTTGGGGTTCATTCAGATCCGTGAGAAGCTCGATCAGTTAAGG aaaACTGTGGCTGAAAAGCAGGAGAAGAGAAATCAGGATCggctgaggaggagagaggagagggagcggGAAGAACGACTGAGCAGGAG gtctGGATCAAGAACCAGAGATCGCAGGAG GTCGCGCTCCCGGGACCGGCGTCGGAGGCGGTCAAGATCTACCTCCAGAGAGCGGCGGAAGTCGTCCCGGTCCCGGTCCCGAGACAGACACCGGCGCCACCGAAGCCGTTCCCGGAGCCACAGCCGGGGCCACCGCCGGGCATCCAGGGACCGGAGTTCGAAATACAA GTTCTCCAGAGAGCGGGCCTCAAGGGAGGAGTCCTGGGAGCGCGGGCGGAGTGAGCGGGGGGCCACCGACTGGAGGCTCGAGAGCACCAATGGAAAGACTGCGTCACGGAGGTCGGAGGAAAAGGAGGCCGGCGAGATCTGA
- the LUC7L gene encoding putative RNA-binding protein Luc7-like 1 isoform X2: MDLGECTKIHDLALRADYEIASKERDLFFELDAMDHLESFIAECDRRTELAKKRLAETQEEISAEVSAKAEKVHELNEEIGKLLAKAEQLGAEGNVDESQKILMEVEKVRAKKKEAEEEYRNSMPASSFQQQKLRVCEVCSAYLGLHDNDRRLADHFGGKLHLGFIQIREKLDQLRKTVAEKQEKRNQDRLRRREEREREERLSRRSGSRTRDRRRSRSRDRRRRRSRSTSRERRKSSRSRSRDRHRRHRSRSRSHSRGHRRASRDRSSKYKFSRERASREESWERGRSERGATDWRLESTNGKTASRRSEEKEAGEI, encoded by the exons ATGGATTTAGGAGAGTGTACCAAAATCCACGATTTGGCCCTCCGAGCAGATTATGAGATTGCAAGTAAAGAAAGGGACCTCTTTTTTGAATTGGAT GCGATGGATCACTTGGAGTCCTTTATTGCTGAGTGTGATCGGAGAACTGAGCTTGCCAAGAAGCGGCTGGCAGAGACGCAAGAGGAGATCAGTGCAGAAGTTTCCGCAAAG GCAGAAAAAGTACATGAGTTGAACGAAGAAATAGGGAAGCTTCTTGCTAAAGCTGAACAGCTAGGAGCTGAAGGAAATGTGGATGAATCCCAGAAGATTCTTATGGAAGTGGAGAAAGTCcgtgcaaagaaaaaagaagctgag GAAGAATACAGGAATTCCATGCCTGCATCCAGTTTTCAGCAGCAGAAGCTGCGTGTTTGTGAAGTCTGTTCAGCCTACCTTGGTCTCCATGACAATGACCGTCGTCTTGCAGACCACTTCGGGGGCAAGTTACACTTGGGGTTCATTCAGATCCGTGAGAAGCTCGATCAGTTAAGG aaaACTGTGGCTGAAAAGCAGGAGAAGAGAAATCAGGATCggctgaggaggagagaggagagggagcggGAAGAACGACTGAGCAGGAG gtctGGATCAAGAACCAGAGATCGCAGGAG GTCGCGCTCCCGGGACCGGCGTCGGAGGCGGTCAAGATCTACCTCCAGAGAGCGGCGGAAGTCGTCCCGGTCCCGGTCCCGAGACAGACACCGGCGCCACCGAAGCCGTTCCCGGAGCCACAGCCGGGGCCACCGCCGGGCATCCAGGGACCGGAGTTCGAAATACAA GTTCTCCAGAGAGCGGGCCTCAAGGGAGGAGTCCTGGGAGCGCGGGCGGAGTGAGCGGGGGGCCACCGACTGGAGGCTCGAGAGCACCAATGGAAAGACTGCGTCACGGAGGTCGGAGGAAAAGGAGGCCGGCGAGATCTGA